A genome region from Synchiropus splendidus isolate RoL2022-P1 chromosome 5, RoL_Sspl_1.0, whole genome shotgun sequence includes the following:
- the sdr42e1 gene encoding short-chain dehydrogenase/reductase family 42E member 1 — translation MATPCSETFLITGGCGYLGFRLACSLQKKGAKVVLFDTVQPNQRVPGDIVVVEGDIRDYAQVEKVSRGVDCVFHIASYGMSGREQLNRDLIEAVNVTGTQNVLKACVEHGVSRLVYTSTFNVVFGGQVIENGDESLPYLPLHLHPDHYSRTKSLAEMAVLEANGSPLKGGDGVLRTCALRPAGIYGPGEQRHLPRIVSYIERGIFRFIYGEASSLVEFVHVDNLVSAHELAAEALTDEKQKLSSGQAYFISDGRPVNNFEFFRPLVEGLGYPFPKLRLPITLIYFFAFVTEMIHHIVGPFYNFQPLLTRTEVYKTGVTHYFSMAKAKAELGYDPKEYNLEEVVQWFRSRGHGKSRHQPVLSEFILRALFITASVAVALSFLPVVGS, via the exons ATGGCAACCCCGTGTTCTGAAACGTTTTTAATAACAGGAGGTTGTGGCTACTTGGGATTTCG CCTTGCGTGTTCGCTGCAGAAGAAAGGAGCCAAAGTGGTTCTGTTCGACACCGTCCAGCCAAACCAGCGAGTTCCAGGGGACATTGTGGTTGTCGAAGGAGACATCCGTGATTATGCACAGGTGGAAAAGGTGTCCCGTGGCGTGGATTGTGTATTTCACATCGCCTCCTACGGCATGTCGGGCAGGGAACAGCTGAACCGAGATCTGATCGAAGCAGTGAATGTTACAGGCACACAGAACGTCCTGAAGGCCTGTGTGGAGCACGGCGTCTCCCGGCTGGTCTACACCAGCACCTTCAATGTGGTTTTTGGAGGCCAAGTGATTGAGAATGGAGATGAGAGCCTTCCGTATCTGCCTCTCCATCTTCACCCCGACCATTACTCGAGAACCAAGTCCCTAGCCGAAATGGCTGTGTTGGAGGCAAATGGTTCTCCTCTTAAAGGCGGTGACGGAGTCTTAAGAACCTGTGCACTTCGTCCAGCTGGTATCTACGGACCTGGTGAGCAGAGACACCTCCCGAGAATAGTGAGCTACATTGAGAGGGGGATTTTTCGATTTATTTACGGAGAAGCCAGCAGCCTGGTGGAGTTTGTCCACGTTGACAACCTGGTGTCTGCTCATGAGCTGGCTGCTGAAGCACTGACTGATGAGAAACAGAAGCTATCCTCCGGCCAGGCTTACTTCATCTCAGATGGGCGACCTGTCAACAACTTTGAGTTCTTCCGACCTCTCGTGGAAGGCTTGGGATATCCCTTCCCCAAATTACGACTTCCTATAACGCTTATCTACTTCTTTGCGTTCGTCACAGAGATGATCCACCACATCGTCGGGCCTTTCTATAACTTCCAGCCACTGCTGACGCGCACCGAGGTGTACAAGACCGGCGTGACACATTACTTTAGCATGGCTAAAGCTAAGGCAGAACTGGGATATGATCCCAAGGAGTACAACCTGGAAGAGGTGGTCCAGTGGTTCAGGAGCAGAGGTCACGGCAAGAGTCGCCATCAGCCAGTCCTCAGTGAATTTATCCTGCGTGCTCTCTTCATCACTGCGTCTGTAGCTGTAGCACTTTCATTTCTTCCAGTCGTCGGCAGTTGA
- the si:zfos-1056e6.1 gene encoding uncharacterized protein si:zfos-1056e6.1 isoform X2: MCRRCGLPSNNSIKTIIVSTFALDSHNIVLKLRNQRGCLIPLNGSIPANSKRMPHLLEVVRIFQHVRPIPKTIPMTVINKSMKARLQSIDRRLERLEDLLPQIKVRHNEKLSQDIECLDQKLKFLHQRMQVADSHSWKGMLTRAPLW; encoded by the exons ATGTGTCGAAGGTGTGGATTGCCCTCAAACAACTCGATAAAGACG ATTATTGTGTCAACCTTTGCCCTGGATTCCCACAACATTGTCTTGAAG TTAAGGAACCAGCGTGGCTGCCTCATTCCTCTGAATGGTTCAATCCCTGCCAACAGCAAGCGCAT GCCTCATCTTCTGGAGGTGGTCAGGATCTTTCAGCATG TGCGGCCAATTCCTAAAACGATTCCCATGACTGTGATCAACAAGAGCATGAAGGCCAGACTGCAGAGCATCGACCGCAGG CTTGAGAGACTAGAAGATCTCCTGCCACAGATAAAGGTGCGACATAATGAAAAGCTAAGTCAG GATATCGAATGTTTGGACCAGAAGTTGAAGTTTCTGCATCAGAGAATGCAG GTGGCGGACTCTCACAGCTGGAAGGGAATGCTAACCAGAGCGCCGCTGTGGTAA
- the si:zfos-1056e6.1 gene encoding uncharacterized protein si:zfos-1056e6.1 isoform X1: MSHTALDKSPNVSKVWIALKQLDKDDDRVVALREVAVPPDAHFSQVAQIIVSTFALDSHNIVLKLRNQRGCLIPLNGSIPANSKRMPHLLEVVRIFQHVRPIPKTIPMTVINKSMKARLQSIDRRLERLEDLLPQIKVRHNEKLSQDIECLDQKLKFLHQRMQVADSHSWKGMLTRAPLW, from the exons ATGTCTCACACCGCTTTGGATAAATCACCTAATGTGTCGAAGGTGTGGATTGCCCTCAAACAACTCGATAAAGACG ATGACAGAGTAGTGGCTCTTCGAGAGGTGGCTGTTCCTCCGGATGCCCATTTCTCCCAGGTGGCACAG ATTATTGTGTCAACCTTTGCCCTGGATTCCCACAACATTGTCTTGAAG TTAAGGAACCAGCGTGGCTGCCTCATTCCTCTGAATGGTTCAATCCCTGCCAACAGCAAGCGCAT GCCTCATCTTCTGGAGGTGGTCAGGATCTTTCAGCATG TGCGGCCAATTCCTAAAACGATTCCCATGACTGTGATCAACAAGAGCATGAAGGCCAGACTGCAGAGCATCGACCGCAGG CTTGAGAGACTAGAAGATCTCCTGCCACAGATAAAGGTGCGACATAATGAAAAGCTAAGTCAG GATATCGAATGTTTGGACCAGAAGTTGAAGTTTCTGCATCAGAGAATGCAG GTGGCGGACTCTCACAGCTGGAAGGGAATGCTAACCAGAGCGCCGCTGTGGTAA
- the LOC128758582 gene encoding arylamine N-acetyltransferase, pineal gland isozyme NAT-10-like translates to MNLQEYFRKIGFHGSYDKPDLLTLRQIHKQHILSIPFENFSIHCGERNHMDLEVVFNKLVRCNRGGWCYENNFLFSWVLKELGYEYTILSSKIFNNSIDDFALMDTHLIMKVVIDGETFICDVSYGMMSQVWYPLELISGKDQTQPAGVFRLMDKGEFWVLEWWTRESSWAMNYCKYCGRNSMYN, encoded by the coding sequence ATGAACCTCCAGGAGTACTTCAGAAAAATCGGGTTCCATGGCTCGTATGACAAACCAGACCTGCTCACTTTAAGGCAGATACACAAACAGCACATTCTGTCGATTCCGTTTGAAAACTTCAGCATCCACTGTGGGGAAAGAAACCACATGGACCTGGAAGTGGTGTTCAACAAGCTCGTGAGGTGCAACCGTGGTGGGTGGTGCTACGAAAACAATTTCTTGTTCTCCTGGGTGCTGAAAGAATTAGGCTATGAGTACACTATCCTAAGCTCTAAAATTTTCAACAACAGCATAGATGACTTTGCCTTGATGGACACCCATCTGATCATGAAGGTGGTCATTGATGGAGAGACGTTCATTTGTGACGTGAGCTATGGGATGATGTCCCAAGTGTGGTATCCTCTTGAGCTAATTTCTGGAAAAGACCAAACACAACCAGCGGGTGTCTTTCGCCTGATGGACAAGGGGGAGTTTTGGGTCCTAGAGTGGTGGACTCGAGAATCCTCCTGGGCCATGAACTATTGCAAATATTGTGGGAGAAATTCAATGTACAATTGA